Within Deferribacterota bacterium, the genomic segment AAGAATAGGCACAGCTATTTTTGGAGAAAGAAATTACCAAACTAATTAATAACTTAAGTAACTTTAAATATATTTTTAAAATCATCTGTTAGCTTACCATCTACTCTTTGAAAAATAGGTGGTTCAACGGTTAGCCAAGCACCTACATTCTTTCTAAATTCCATAAACGCTAATTTAGCATTACTTTTAGAATCAGCATAAAAGAACTTTAACCTCTTTAATTCTAAATTATAATTCCTTGAGATAGATATTACATTGGCGAGTAGATCAACATCATAGCTTATATACAACAAACCCTTATTTTGAAGATATTTATGAGAAAATCTAAAAATATCTTCGACAGTTAGAAAACTGCCAAACTTTGCATACCTCTCTATGTCATTTAAGCTAGTTCTGCCAGTATTTTCTTGCCTATAAGGTGGATTACATACAATAAGTTCATAACAATATTTAGGCTTATACATTTTAATATCTTTATTAAATACATTTATTTTTAAATTATTTAATGAAATACTTTTAAGGAGACATTCAAAAAGTTCCCTTTGATACTCAACAGCATCTACATTTTCAATGTTTAGATATTTCTCTAAGTAGATTGCTATCACTCCACAACCACTACCAATATCTAATGCTCTTTTGACAAATTTTAGGGGTTTAATAAATCTTGCTAATATTATAGAATCTAGCGAAAATCTGTACCCTATTTTTGGCTGACAAACCTTAAAACTGCAATCAAATATTGTATCTATCGTAAATTCTATCTATACCGCTCCGCTACCTTTACCCTTAACAGCTCTCTCTTGAGTCTTATTTCGGCTTCTTCAATCATTCTAGAATCCTTTTTTCTGACATAATCTAGGTGTTCTTCTGCTTTCTTTTTCTCTTCCAAAGCACTTGCTAAATTTATGTTCTTTCCTAGTTCAGCATTTTCAGCTAATATTATAATATTATTATCTATTACCTCTAGAAAACCATATTCAACCATTGCATAATCATACATATTATCATGCCTATATGTTAACTCGCCCATAGTAAGAGCAGTCAATAAAGGAGCATGATTGCATAATATGCCAAGTTCACCTTCTACGCCAGGTGCTATTAATTCTTCAATATGACATTTTTCAACAATCCTATCTGGGGTTACTAACTCAAAATATAATTTATCCATAATATTACTTATTAGTTTTTAGTTTTTCTGCTTTTTTATAAATATCATCTAGACCACCAACCATATAAAAGGCCCTCTCAGGCAATTCGTCTAACTCACCATTTATTAAAGATTTAAAAGCTTTTATAGTATCCTCTAATTTTACATATATGCCTGGTGTTCCTGTAAATTGTTCAGCAACATGAAAGGGCTGTGAAAAAAGCCTTTGAATCCTTCTAGCTCTTGAAACAATTAGCTTATCTTCATCTGATAACTCTTCCATCCCAAGTATTGCAATAATATCCTGCAACTCTTTATATCTCTGTAATATCTTTTGAACCTCTCTAGCAATATTATAATGCTCTTCCCCAATAATATTTGGATCTAAAATCCTCGAAGTAGAATCAAGGGGATCAACAGCAGGATATATACCAAGCTCTGCAATCTGTCTTGATAAAACCGTAGTTGCATCCAAATGCGCAAAAGTTGTTGCAGGAGCAGGGTCTGTTAGATCGTCTGCAGGAACATATATAGCTTGAACAGATGTTATTGAGCCTTTTTTTGTTGAAGTAATTCTCTCTTGCAATTCTCCCATCTCAGTACCTAAGGTTGGTTGATACCCAACAGCAGATGGCATCCTTCCAAGCAATGCAGAAACCTCTGACCCAGCTTGTGAGAATCTAAAAATATTATCTATAAATAATAACACATCTTGCCTTTCTACATCCCTAAAATATTCCGCAACAGTTAAACCAGAAAGCCCAACCCTTAACCTTGCACCTGGCGGTTCATTCATCTGGCCATATACAAGGGAAACCTTATCTATCACACCTGATTCCTTCATCTCTAGCCAAAGATCATTACCTTCCCTAGTTCTCTCTCCAACACCACTAAAAACTGAATATCCGCCATGTTCTTTAGCTATATTGTTAATTAATTCCATTATTAACACCGTTTTACCAACACCAGCAC encodes:
- the atpC gene encoding ATP synthase F1 subunit epsilon, which gives rise to MDKLYFELVTPDRIVEKCHIEELIAPGVEGELGILCNHAPLLTALTMGELTYRHDNMYDYAMVEYGFLEVIDNNIIILAENAELGKNINLASALEEKKKAEEHLDYVRKKDSRMIEEAEIRLKRELLRVKVAERYR
- the atpD gene encoding F0F1 ATP synthase subunit beta, producing MSKENIGRITQIIGPVVDIKFDTEQLPEIYNAVEIFDEKTNRRIVCEVQQHLGENNVRTVAMTSTDGLVKGMEARDLGKSIDVPVGKEVLGRIMNVIGEPVDEVGDIKVKDRWPIHRPAPQLEDQETSYEILETGIKVIDLLEPYTKGGKTGLFGGAGVGKTVLIMELINNIAKEHGGYSVFSGVGERTREGNDLWLEMKESGVIDKVSLVYGQMNEPPGARLRVGLSGLTVAEYFRDVERQDVLLFIDNIFRFSQAGSEVSALLGRMPSAVGYQPTLGTEMGELQERITSTKKGSITSVQAIYVPADDLTDPAPATTFAHLDATTVLSRQIAELGIYPAVDPLDSTSRILDPNIIGEEHYNIAREVQKILQRYKELQDIIAILGMEELSDEDKLIVSRARRIQRLFSQPFHVAEQFTGTPGIYVKLEDTIKAFKSLINGELDELPERAFYMVGGLDDIYKKAEKLKTNK
- a CDS encoding methyltransferase; protein product: MEFTIDTIFDCSFKVCQPKIGYRFSLDSIILARFIKPLKFVKRALDIGSGCGVIAIYLEKYLNIENVDAVEYQRELFECLLKSISLNNLKINVFNKDIKMYKPKYCYELIVCNPPYRQENTGRTSLNDIERYAKFGSFLTVEDIFRFSHKYLQNKGLLYISYDVDLLANVISISRNYNLELKRLKFFYADSKSNAKLAFMEFRKNVGAWLTVEPPIFQRVDGKLTDDFKNIFKVT